From Parcubacteria group bacterium, a single genomic window includes:
- the tadA gene encoding Flp pilus assembly complex ATPase component TadA: MILSKEKKQEEFLEKVHRGEEEDRAKQLAEKTNFPYLNLSFIPIEGDSLKLIQKEKTEKAKAAVINRKVKILHLAVLNPNDKETQALIAELQKEGYEVKVFVISQTSFKKALSRYPELREAKEITGQVEISKEGLVRYQKEIVDLESFKKIAEKLFESKATEIVEAALASALILKSSDIHFEPEKDTVRLRFRRDGVLEDVIFMPASVYPPVLNRIKLLSGLKLNIHEKAQDGRFTIVSGGDEIEIRTSILPGAYGENIVMRILDPSAVKLDLKYLGIREDDIKVLEKQLSVPTGMILTTGPTGSGKTTTLYAFINEILSPGIKIITIEDPIEYHIEGISQTQVEPDKGYTFENGLRSIVRQDPDVILVGEIRDFETAEIAMHAALTGHLVFSTIHTNDAIGAIPRLIDLGVKPPIIAPAVNLLMAQRLLRRICPKCAEKRPITKDELSKFGEILKDLPSRVGSIEVNNKVLIPEAKGCKECHGGYLGRVAVMELFEVTGDVEKLILNSPTESQLKEVAKKTGMVTMVQDAVIKIIRGITTVEEAARILGDF, from the coding sequence ATGATTTTAAGCAAGGAAAAAAAACAAGAAGAATTTTTAGAAAAAGTCCATCGCGGGGAAGAAGAGGATCGCGCTAAACAGCTTGCGGAAAAAACCAATTTTCCCTACCTTAACTTGTCTTTCATCCCAATTGAGGGAGACTCCTTAAAATTAATACAAAAAGAAAAAACCGAAAAAGCCAAGGCGGCTGTCATTAACCGCAAGGTCAAAATCCTTCACCTTGCTGTTTTAAATCCAAATGACAAGGAAACACAAGCACTCATTGCCGAGCTTCAAAAAGAAGGATATGAGGTAAAAGTTTTTGTCATTTCGCAAACTAGCTTTAAAAAAGCGCTTTCACGTTACCCCGAGCTCCGCGAAGCCAAAGAAATAACCGGACAGGTTGAAATTTCAAAAGAAGGTCTTGTGAGATACCAGAAAGAAATTGTTGATTTGGAGAGTTTTAAAAAAATCGCCGAGAAACTTTTTGAGTCAAAAGCTACAGAAATAGTAGAAGCGGCACTGGCTAGCGCTTTAATTCTTAAATCATCCGACATCCACTTTGAGCCGGAAAAAGATACCGTCCGCTTAAGATTTCGCCGCGACGGCGTTTTGGAAGATGTTATCTTCATGCCGGCGTCAGTTTACCCGCCTGTTTTAAACCGCATCAAACTTCTCTCCGGGCTTAAACTGAATATTCATGAAAAAGCCCAGGACGGCCGCTTCACGATTGTAAGCGGCGGGGATGAGATAGAAATCAGAACTTCAATTTTGCCGGGCGCTTACGGTGAAAACATTGTAATGAGAATCCTTGACCCCAGCGCAGTTAAGCTTGATTTGAAATACCTCGGAATCAGAGAAGACGATATAAAAGTTCTTGAAAAACAATTGAGCGTTCCGACCGGAATGATTCTCACTACCGGTCCGACCGGTTCCGGGAAAACCACAACTCTCTACGCGTTCATCAATGAAATTCTCTCGCCGGGCATTAAAATAATCACTATAGAAGATCCGATTGAATACCATATTGAAGGCATTTCTCAAACGCAAGTTGAACCGGATAAAGGCTACACTTTTGAGAACGGCCTGCGCTCAATTGTCAGACAGGACCCTGACGTCATCCTGGTTGGAGAAATAAGAGACTTTGAAACTGCCGAAATCGCGATGCACGCCGCGCTAACCGGCCACTTGGTTTTTTCAACGATTCACACTAATGACGCCATCGGCGCTATCCCGCGACTGATTGATTTAGGCGTTAAACCGCCCATTATCGCTCCGGCCGTAAACTTATTAATGGCCCAGCGTTTATTGCGCCGAATCTGTCCTAAATGCGCCGAGAAACGACCTATTACCAAAGACGAACTTTCAAAATTCGGTGAGATCTTGAAGGATTTGCCGTCAAGAGTAGGCAGTATAGAAGTAAACAATAAGGTTTTGATTCCGGAAGCAAAAGGGTGCAAGGAGTGCCATGGCGGGTACCTTGGCCGCGTAGCCGTTATGGAGCTTTTTGAAGTTACAGGCGATGTTGAAAAATTAATATTAAATTCGCCAACCGAATCGCAACTGAAAGAAGTGGCCAAAAAAACCGGAATGGTTACCATGGTGCAGGACGCGGTAATAAAAATAATCCGCGGTATTACCACGGTTGAAGAAGCAGCCAGGATCTTGGGCGATTTTTGA
- a CDS encoding tyrosine--tRNA ligase — protein MAVINKKEKIKTLLTRAVSNVLVSEHLEKRLILSEKLRIKFGIDPTAPDIHLGHTVPLIKLKQFQELGHQAVLIIGDFTARIGDPSGRDEARKALSVAEVKRNMKNYLIQAGKIIDIEKTEIHYNSEWFSKMKAVNFYELAGKVTVQQILKREDFRKRIENDRDITANEMMYPIFQGYDSVMIRADVEIGGEDQLVNLLMGRRIQRAYGMPEQDVLATWLIEGTDGERKMSKSFGNYIAISEKPDNMFGKIMSIPDSLIIRYFKALTQIADDKINKIESDMEAKKLNPKDSKTRLAYEIVRIYHGEERAKEAESEFDRIFKKREIPGQVSEMVLDKSTYNIIDLLVKLSLVPSKSQARRLVLEHAVKIGGKTINDPKASINITLDLVVQVGKRHFKRVKVK, from the coding sequence ATGGCAGTAATTAATAAAAAAGAAAAAATCAAAACCCTCTTAACAAGAGCTGTTTCCAACGTTCTGGTCTCAGAACATTTGGAAAAAAGACTGATTTTGAGCGAAAAATTAAGAATAAAATTTGGCATAGACCCCACTGCTCCGGACATTCATTTAGGACATACCGTGCCCCTTATTAAATTAAAGCAATTTCAGGAACTAGGACACCAAGCCGTTTTGATAATAGGCGATTTTACAGCTAGAATTGGCGACCCCTCCGGTCGCGATGAGGCAAGAAAAGCGCTGTCTGTTGCCGAGGTGAAAAGAAACATGAAAAATTATCTTATCCAGGCCGGGAAAATAATAGACATTGAAAAAACAGAAATTCATTATAACAGCGAATGGTTTTCTAAAATGAAAGCGGTAAATTTTTATGAATTAGCCGGTAAGGTGACGGTTCAGCAGATTCTAAAAAGGGAAGACTTTAGGAAAAGAATTGAAAACGACAGAGATATTACCGCTAACGAAATGATGTATCCAATTTTTCAGGGTTACGATTCTGTCATGATAAGGGCTGACGTTGAAATAGGCGGCGAGGATCAATTAGTAAACCTTTTAATGGGCAGAAGAATTCAGCGCGCTTACGGAATGCCGGAGCAGGATGTCTTAGCAACGTGGCTTATTGAAGGTACAGACGGCGAAAGGAAAATGAGTAAAAGTTTCGGTAATTACATCGCCATATCCGAAAAGCCGGACAATATGTTTGGAAAAATAATGTCTATTCCTGACTCGCTGATCATTAGATATTTTAAGGCCTTGACTCAAATTGCTGATGATAAAATAAATAAAATTGAATCGGACATGGAAGCTAAAAAGTTAAATCCCAAAGATTCAAAAACTCGATTGGCTTACGAAATTGTCAGAATTTATCATGGAGAAGAAAGGGCAAAAGAAGCGGAGTCTGAATTCGATCGAATATTCAAAAAACGGGAAATACCAGGGCAGGTTTCAGAAATGGTTTTAGATAAGAGCACTTATAACATTATTGATTTACTCGTGAAATTAAGTTTAGTGCCGTCTAAAAGCCAGGCACGCCGTTTAGTTTTAGAGCATGCGGTAAAAATAGGCGGGAAAACTATTAACGACCCGAAAGCTAGTATTAATATTACCTTAGATTTAGTGGTCCAGGTGGGAAAGAGGCATTTTAAGAGGGTCAAAGTAAAATAA
- the ruvC gene encoding crossover junction endodeoxyribonuclease RuvC, with the protein MIILGIDPGTARIGYSVIKKSNSEAELITYGCLELKNHSQIERLKTISELISELISRYNPQTLAIEKLFFTKNVKTALSVSEARGVIINCANSLNLNVCEFTPLEVKTAVTGYGKAEKRQVQKMVANILKLEKIPKPDDAADAIAIALAACYTNPKLKN; encoded by the coding sequence ATGATAATACTGGGAATTGACCCTGGAACGGCGCGAATCGGCTACTCTGTAATAAAGAAAAGCAACAGCGAGGCTGAACTGATAACATACGGCTGTTTAGAATTAAAAAATCACAGCCAAATAGAACGGTTGAAAACGATTTCCGAATTAATTTCTGAATTGATTTCAAGATATAATCCTCAAACTTTGGCAATTGAAAAGCTTTTTTTTACCAAAAATGTTAAAACAGCACTCTCGGTTTCCGAAGCGCGCGGCGTAATCATCAATTGCGCAAATTCTTTAAATCTTAATGTTTGCGAATTCACTCCTCTTGAGGTAAAAACCGCCGTTACCGGATACGGAAAGGCTGAAAAACGCCAAGTTCAAAAAATGGTCGCAAACATCTTAAAACTTGAAAAAATACCAAAACCCGATGATGCCGCCGACGCTATTGCCATCGCCCTTGCCGCTTGCTATACTAATCCTAAACTAAAAAATTAG
- a CDS encoding YebC/PmpR family DNA-binding transcriptional regulator, translating to MSGHSKWSTIKHKKALTDAKKSKVFSKISSLITIAARKGGDPDKNPSLRAVIEKAREVNLPKENIERAVKRGTGEIAGAELTEVTYGAFGPGGVAILITAITDNKNRTLGEIKKILSEHNAKFAEIGSLQWMFRREGADWIPNAPVKIENEDVKKELSALYEALDEQQDVNEIYDNTGN from the coding sequence ATGAGCGGACACTCTAAGTGGTCTACAATTAAACATAAGAAAGCGCTGACGGATGCTAAAAAATCCAAGGTTTTTTCTAAAATTTCCTCTCTTATTACCATTGCCGCCAGAAAAGGCGGCGATCCCGACAAAAACCCGTCGCTTAGAGCTGTGATTGAAAAGGCTCGAGAAGTCAATCTGCCAAAAGAAAACATTGAAAGAGCCGTCAAAAGAGGTACTGGAGAGATCGCCGGCGCAGAGCTTACTGAAGTAACCTACGGTGCTTTCGGCCCCGGCGGAGTGGCAATTTTGATTACGGCGATAACCGACAACAAAAATCGCACTCTAGGAGAAATCAAGAAAATACTCTCGGAACACAATGCCAAGTTTGCCGAAATTGGTTCTCTCCAGTGGATGTTTAGGCGAGAAGGAGCTGATTGGATTCCTAACGCGCCTGTAAAAATAGAAAACGAAGATGTTAAAAAAGAACTATCGGCGCTTTATGAAGCTTTAGACGAACAACAAGATGTAAACGAAATCTATGATAATACTGGGAATTGA
- the ruvB gene encoding Holliday junction branch migration DNA helicase RuvB, with protein sequence MELNSTTSQKLKPEDRTLDQSLRPRDWSEYIGQEKVKTGLKILIEAAKKRSESIDHLLLYGPAGLGKTTLAYIIAREMSANIKITSGPAIEKVGDLASILTNLNSGDILFIDEAHRLNKTVEEILYPAMENRMLHIIIGKGPSARTLQLDLPAFSLIAATTRAGLLSNPLRSRFGATFRLDFYGIEDIQNILKRSANLMNLQAEPEALKLIAQSSRFTPRVANRLLKRVRDYAEVEGDGIVNEEIAKKALHLMEVDAIGLESTDRRLIDAIIKKFNGGPVGLQALAAATSEELDTIEDIYEPYLLQIGFLQRTSRGRIATKFAYEHLGLRLPPENPNLL encoded by the coding sequence ATGGAACTTAACAGTACTACAAGTCAAAAACTAAAGCCCGAAGACCGCACTTTAGACCAGTCGTTAAGGCCTCGCGATTGGAGCGAATACATCGGCCAAGAGAAGGTTAAAACGGGTTTAAAAATCCTGATTGAAGCGGCAAAAAAACGGTCTGAATCCATAGATCACCTGCTTTTGTATGGGCCGGCCGGCTTGGGAAAAACCACTTTGGCCTACATTATAGCGAGGGAAATGAGCGCCAATATTAAAATTACCTCCGGTCCGGCTATTGAAAAAGTTGGGGATCTGGCTTCAATTTTGACCAACCTTAATTCCGGCGACATTTTGTTTATTGACGAAGCTCACCGCTTGAACAAAACGGTTGAAGAAATTCTTTATCCGGCAATGGAAAACCGGATGCTCCACATTATCATCGGCAAAGGACCGTCGGCCAGAACTCTTCAATTGGACTTACCGGCATTTTCACTTATCGCGGCCACTACCCGCGCCGGATTATTATCAAATCCCCTGCGCTCCCGCTTCGGCGCCACCTTTAGATTAGATTTTTACGGGATTGAAGATATTCAAAATATTTTAAAAAGATCGGCCAACCTTATGAATCTTCAAGCCGAACCCGAAGCTTTAAAATTAATTGCCCAGTCATCAAGATTTACCCCGCGGGTGGCTAATCGGCTTTTAAAAAGAGTGCGCGATTATGCCGAAGTGGAAGGAGATGGGATAGTCAACGAGGAAATCGCCAAAAAAGCGCTTCACTTAATGGAAGTTGATGCAATAGGGCTTGAATCAACCGATCGGCGTTTAATTGATGCAATTATTAAAAAATTTAACGGTGGGCCGGTCGGCCTTCAGGCACTCGCGGCCGCCACTTCCGAAGAGCTTGATACCATTGAAGACATTTACGAACCATATCTTTTACAAATAGGATTTTTACAGAGAACCTCCCGCGGCCGCATCGCAACCAAATTCGCTTACGAACATTTAGGACTCCGGCTTCCGCCGGAAAATCCTAATTTATTATAA
- the tsaE gene encoding tRNA (adenosine(37)-N6)-threonylcarbamoyltransferase complex ATPase subunit type 1 TsaE, protein MHFISVALAALFSFPFICYHFHIKVMIEAISKSANETKKIAVSLAEKIKKRPLSKVALIIALEGDLGSGKTTFIQGLAQELGVEENILSPTFVIQKDFPLSLKNFKNLYHIDAYRLKNPLELLELGFEDLIKNPENLIVIEWADKVRKILPENILKIKLVNLKGSKRKIQIFNF, encoded by the coding sequence ATGCATTTTATAAGTGTTGCTTTAGCAGCACTTTTTTCTTTTCCGTTTATTTGCTACCATTTTCACATTAAAGTTATGATTGAAGCAATCTCCAAATCGGCAAACGAGACAAAAAAGATTGCGGTCTCGCTAGCGGAAAAGATAAAAAAGCGGCCGCTTTCAAAAGTAGCGCTTATTATTGCTTTGGAAGGCGATTTGGGCTCCGGTAAAACCACCTTTATCCAAGGGTTGGCTCAAGAACTGGGAGTTGAGGAAAACATTTTAAGCCCGACTTTCGTGATTCAAAAAGATTTTCCGCTTTCTTTAAAAAATTTTAAAAACCTTTATCACATTGACGCTTACCGGTTGAAGAATCCGCTGGAACTTCTGGAACTTGGATTTGAAGACTTAATCAAAAATCCGGAAAATCTCATTGTTATCGAATGGGCTGATAAAGTTAGAAAGATTTTGCCAGAAAACATTTTAAAAATAAAACTTGTTAATTTAAAAGGCAGTAAAAGAAAGATTCAAATTTTCAATTTCTAA
- a CDS encoding DNA polymerase I has protein sequence MKRLILIDSHALIHRAYHALPPLTTKSGELVNAVYGFTSILIKTISGFKPDYIVAAFDAPGATFRHEEYKEYKATRVKAPDELYIQIPRVKEILNAFKIPIFEKSGFEADDIIGTISKNLRGKNVEVLILTGDMDNFQLVGKNVKVLYSPPSAAKEQIVYDSKKVEERFGGLKPEQLIDFKGLKGDPSDNIPGVKGIGEKTAIALIDRFENIENLYKTIKKGKIKEISAAVFEKLKTGKEAAFFSKKLATIKQNVPIKFNLKESEFGKFDKEKLFKLLGELGFVSLVNRMGGAMAGKPRGSEATLRGSPSSAKAMAGRQGTLAMPPSADIKGQIGYDFKSFIKTPKGKKIVIGGGDFDVMIAAYILNPGERDYSLEKLSLGEFGAVLPKTEAVLKLAPILKNRLIETETEKVFKEIEMPLIPVLAKMEIAGIKMDVKKINKLDDYLGKELKKLENEIYKLAGGEFNINSPQQLSEILFFKLKIPGALAGGRIRKTPGGALSTGAAELEKLRSGHKIIDFILKYRELAKLKSTYTDTLPKLVDKNKRIHTTFNQAGTASGRLSSQDPNLQNIPARGAWGDKVRKAFIAEKGYKFLSVDYSQIHLRIIAALADDKKMIEAFKNGLDIHKFTASEINNVPIEKVTGEMRFAAKALNFGIIYGMGALSFAESAGVSREKAREFITEYLKDFSGIARYMEILKNKAKELGFTETLFGRRRYLPEIDSPNPMLRAQAERIAVNMPIQGLEADIIKKAMIEIDKWLRGNDNIRMILQVHDELLFEVKTGFVKEAAKKIVELMESVIKLKVPIIAEAKVGDNWGEMEPYKKYAGIARSTNNR, from the coding sequence ATGAAACGTCTTATTTTAATAGATTCTCACGCTTTAATCCACCGCGCTTATCACGCCTTGCCGCCGCTTACTACCAAAAGCGGCGAATTGGTAAACGCGGTTTATGGCTTTACTTCAATTTTAATAAAAACCATTTCCGGTTTTAAACCGGACTATATTGTTGCCGCTTTTGACGCTCCCGGCGCCACTTTCAGGCATGAGGAATACAAAGAATATAAAGCGACTCGCGTTAAAGCGCCGGATGAGCTATACATCCAAATACCGCGCGTCAAAGAAATCTTAAACGCTTTCAAAATTCCAATTTTTGAAAAGTCTGGGTTTGAAGCCGACGATATTATCGGCACAATTTCCAAAAATTTAAGGGGAAAAAACGTCGAGGTTCTGATTTTAACCGGAGACATGGACAATTTTCAGCTTGTCGGAAAAAACGTTAAGGTTTTATATTCTCCTCCCAGCGCGGCCAAAGAGCAGATCGTTTATGATTCTAAAAAAGTTGAGGAACGTTTCGGCGGCCTTAAGCCGGAACAACTTATTGATTTTAAAGGTCTCAAGGGCGACCCCTCGGACAATATTCCGGGGGTCAAAGGTATCGGAGAAAAAACCGCGATTGCTTTGATTGATCGGTTTGAGAATATAGAAAATTTGTATAAAACTATTAAAAAAGGAAAAATTAAAGAAATTAGCGCCGCTGTTTTTGAGAAACTAAAGACCGGAAAAGAAGCCGCTTTTTTTTCAAAAAAACTAGCGACTATAAAACAAAACGTCCCGATAAAGTTCAACTTAAAAGAAAGCGAATTCGGTAAATTTGATAAAGAAAAACTCTTTAAATTATTGGGAGAGTTAGGATTTGTAAGTTTGGTAAATCGTATGGGCGGGGCTATGGCGGGCAAGCCCCGCGGAAGCGAAGCGACTTTGCGGGGCAGTCCCTCCTCCGCTAAAGCTATGGCGGGCAGGCAGGGGACTTTGGCGATGCCTCCAAGTGCCGATATCAAGGGCCAAATCGGTTATGATTTCAAATCTTTTATTAAAACTCCAAAAGGGAAAAAAATAGTTATCGGCGGCGGCGATTTTGACGTTATGATTGCCGCCTACATTCTTAATCCGGGCGAGCGCGATTATAGTTTAGAAAAATTGAGTTTGGGGGAATTTGGCGCGGTTTTACCGAAAACCGAAGCTGTTTTAAAACTGGCGCCAATTTTAAAAAACCGGCTGATTGAAACCGAAACCGAAAAAGTTTTTAAAGAAATTGAAATGCCTCTTATACCGGTTTTGGCGAAAATGGAAATCGCCGGAATAAAAATGGATGTTAAAAAGATAAATAAATTAGATGATTACCTCGGGAAAGAATTGAAAAAACTTGAAAATGAAATTTATAAGTTAGCCGGCGGAGAATTTAACATAAATTCGCCTCAGCAATTATCAGAAATTCTTTTTTTTAAATTGAAAATTCCTGGGGCTTTGGCCGGGGGTCGCATTAGAAAGACACCCGGCGGCGCGCTTTCAACCGGAGCGGCGGAACTGGAAAAACTAAGGTCGGGGCATAAAATCATTGATTTTATTTTAAAATATCGAGAGCTGGCAAAGTTAAAATCGACCTATACCGATACGCTGCCGAAATTAGTCGATAAAAACAAGCGGATTCACACCACTTTTAATCAAGCGGGGACGGCAAGCGGGCGGCTGTCAAGCCAGGACCCGAACTTGCAAAATATTCCGGCCCGCGGCGCTTGGGGCGATAAAGTGCGCAAAGCTTTTATTGCCGAAAAAGGATACAAATTTCTATCCGTTGATTATTCCCAGATTCATTTAAGAATTATCGCGGCGCTAGCTGATGATAAAAAGATGATTGAGGCGTTTAAAAACGGATTAGATATTCATAAATTTACCGCTTCCGAAATAAACAATGTGCCAATTGAGAAAGTTACCGGCGAGATGCGTTTTGCCGCTAAGGCGCTTAATTTTGGAATAATTTACGGTATGGGAGCCTTAAGCTTTGCCGAATCGGCCGGCGTCAGCCGCGAAAAAGCCAGAGAATTTATTACTGAATATTTGAAGGATTTTTCCGGCATCGCCCGTTATATGGAAATTCTAAAAAACAAAGCCAAAGAATTGGGATTTACCGAAACGCTTTTTGGCCGCCGGCGCTATCTTCCGGAAATTGATTCGCCAAACCCGATGCTTCGCGCTCAAGCCGAGCGGATAGCCGTTAATATGCCGATACAAGGCCTTGAAGCCGACATTATTAAAAAGGCGATGATTGAAATTGATAAATGGCTGCGCGGAAATGACAATATTAGAATGATTTTGCAAGTCCATGACGAACTACTGTTTGAAGTCAAAACGGGTTTTGTAAAAGAAGCGGCTAAAAAAATTGTAGAACTTATGGAAAGCGTAATAAAATTAAAAGTGCCGATTATCGCAGAAGCCAAGGTGGGTGATAATTGGGGGGAAATGGAACCATACAAAAAATATGCCGGAATTGCCCGAAGTACAAACAATCGTTGA
- a CDS encoding penicillin-binding protein, with amino-acid sequence MGKRKILSHIVFWSIISLFVAIVLFISVFFYYSRFLPDPNAWQNRRIVQSTKIYDHENKVLLYEIHGEEKRTVIPFDQIPQIVKDATIAAEDTDFYKHSGINFRGIFRAVLADIKGNKITEGGSSITQQLIKNTYLTSERTFSRKIKEIILAVALERKYSKNEILDFYLNQIPYGSNAYGIEAASLTYFNKPAKELNLAEAAYLTALPKAPSYYSPYGTHANELKSRANYILSRMQDLKHVSDEDFEKAKKTTVNFVAQKTSIVAPHFVMFIREYLNDKYGEDFVEKGGLKVTTTLNLSFQEIAEKAVEEGAKRNEVYNTKNAALVAIDPKTGQILAMVGSKNYWGEPEPKNCEPGKSCQFEPNVNLATSLRQPGSSFKPFVYATAINNGFTPDTVIWDVPTEFNPLCSWNGIAEPGIDQQTCYHPKNYDGRFRGPVTLKQALSNSLNLPSVKVLYLAGMNDSISTAESMGITTLKDRSRYGLSLVLGSAEVKLLEMVSAFGVFSQEGVKHNPTGIIKVEDGNGRILEEYKNDGQKVMNEQVARTINDILSDNNARAPMFGLYSPLSLGERKVAAKTGTTQDPTEETKARDAWIVGYTPSLAVGVWAGNNNNTPIEKGGAGVMAAGPIWNEFMVQALKDTPMESFTKPNPIITEKPILNGQYQISTKLKVNKTSGLLATEKTPANLIEERSFTEIHEILYWVNKNDPQGNTYPNIENDSQYKNWENSLQNWLKNNYASIYNQLPKDYDNSSADL; translated from the coding sequence ATGGGTAAGCGAAAAATACTCTCTCACATTGTCTTTTGGAGCATCATCTCGCTTTTCGTAGCGATTGTTTTGTTTATTTCAGTTTTTTTCTATTACAGCCGCTTTCTTCCCGATCCCAATGCTTGGCAGAATAGAAGAATTGTTCAATCAACTAAAATATACGATCACGAAAATAAGGTTCTTCTTTATGAGATTCACGGAGAAGAGAAGCGTACCGTCATTCCTTTTGATCAAATTCCGCAAATTGTAAAAGATGCCACCATAGCGGCCGAAGACACTGATTTTTACAAGCATTCAGGCATCAATTTTCGCGGCATTTTTCGAGCGGTGCTCGCCGACATAAAAGGCAATAAAATAACCGAAGGCGGTTCGAGCATTACTCAACAACTTATCAAAAACACTTACCTTACTTCCGAGCGCACCTTCAGTCGAAAAATAAAGGAAATCATTTTAGCGGTAGCATTGGAAAGAAAATATTCTAAAAATGAAATACTTGATTTTTATTTGAATCAAATTCCTTATGGTTCAAACGCTTATGGTATTGAAGCTGCTTCATTGACTTACTTTAATAAACCGGCCAAAGAACTCAACTTGGCGGAGGCCGCTTACTTAACCGCCCTTCCCAAAGCTCCATCTTATTATTCGCCATATGGAACACATGCCAACGAACTGAAGTCGCGGGCAAACTACATTTTAAGCCGGATGCAAGATTTGAAACACGTTTCCGATGAAGATTTCGAAAAAGCAAAAAAGACGACCGTTAACTTTGTTGCCCAAAAAACCAGTATTGTCGCTCCGCATTTTGTAATGTTCATAAGAGAATACTTGAATGACAAGTACGGCGAAGACTTCGTGGAAAAAGGGGGTCTGAAGGTAACCACCACTCTGAACCTTAGTTTTCAAGAAATCGCCGAAAAAGCAGTCGAAGAAGGCGCCAAGCGCAATGAAGTTTACAACACCAAAAACGCCGCCCTAGTAGCCATTGATCCAAAAACCGGCCAGATTCTTGCAATGGTCGGATCAAAAAACTACTGGGGAGAGCCGGAACCAAAAAATTGCGAGCCGGGAAAAAGCTGCCAATTCGAACCAAACGTCAATCTAGCAACAAGTTTGCGCCAGCCGGGATCATCTTTCAAGCCTTTTGTTTACGCTACGGCCATTAATAATGGTTTTACGCCGGATACGGTGATTTGGGATGTTCCCACCGAGTTTAACCCGTTGTGTTCATGGAATGGAATCGCAGAACCTGGCATTGATCAGCAAACCTGTTATCACCCGAAAAATTATGACGGTAGATTCAGGGGGCCGGTCACTTTAAAACAGGCTCTATCCAATTCCTTAAATCTCCCCTCCGTTAAAGTTCTTTATCTTGCCGGCATGAATGACTCAATAAGTACCGCGGAAAGCATGGGAATAACCACTCTGAAAGACCGCTCTCGCTACGGCCTCTCTCTGGTCTTAGGGAGTGCAGAAGTCAAGCTCTTGGAAATGGTTTCGGCTTTTGGGGTTTTCAGTCAAGAAGGCGTAAAGCACAACCCAACAGGGATTATCAAGGTTGAAGACGGGAATGGCCGGATACTCGAAGAATATAAAAATGATGGCCAAAAAGTTATGAATGAACAGGTTGCGAGAACGATTAACGATATTCTTTCTGATAATAACGCCCGGGCACCGATGTTCGGGTTGTACAGCCCGCTGTCGCTCGGTGAGCGAAAGGTAGCGGCAAAAACCGGCACTACTCAAGATCCCACGGAAGAAACAAAAGCAAGAGACGCTTGGATTGTAGGATACACACCATCGCTCGCAGTCGGAGTTTGGGCCGGCAACAATAATAATACTCCGATTGAAAAAGGCGGCGCGGGTGTTATGGCTGCCGGGCCTATATGGAATGAATTTATGGTTCAAGCATTAAAAGACACGCCAATGGAAAGTTTTACAAAGCCTAATCCTATTATCACAGAAAAACCGATCTTAAATGGCCAATACCAAATATCAACAAAACTGAAAGTGAATAAAACCAGCGGGCTTTTGGCAACTGAAAAAACTCCGGCCAACTTAATTGAAGAAAGAAGTTTTACCGAAATCCATGAAATTTTGTACTGGGTGAATAAAAACGACCCGCAAGGCAACACGTATCCTAATATAGAAAACGATTCTCAATATAAAAACTGGGAAAACTCTTTGCAAAATTGGCTGAAAAACAACTACGCTAGCATTTATAACCAACTTCCAAAGGATTACGACAACAGCTCTGCT